From the genome of Flavobacterium luteolum, one region includes:
- a CDS encoding sodium:solute symporter, whose translation MQLFDWIVLIVTLLFIVGYGSWKTRGSKNVEDFILGNNETPWYTVGLSVMATQASAITFLSTPGQAYHDGMGFVQFYFGLPIAMIVICLTFIPLYHKSKVFTAYEFLERRFDVKTRSLAAILFLVQRGLGTGLTIYAPAIILSALLGWNLTVMNIIIGVMVIIYTFSGGTKAVNVTQKQQMFVIMSGMFITFFLILHYLPNDMTFNSALHIAGANDKMNIVDFSFDPEEKYTFWSGITGGFFLALAYFGTDQSQVGRYLSGKSVRESQMGLIMNGLLKVPMQFFILLTGVMVFVFFQFNPVPLNFNPNNKIAIEKSPYKQEYHVLEEKLVKLSEDKKVINLLYIDQLNQDYDNPILRKELVALSNKEKDLRDKAKEIISRADSNSETNDKDYVFFHFILHYLPKGLIGLLLAVILSAAMSSTASGLTALASTTAIDIYKRNQKEEKSEKHYLHVTKFFTLFWGIVAILFACVGTLFENLIQLVNIIGSIFYGTVLGIFLVAFYTKKVQAKPMFISAIISQLTIFVIYYFMIYSQEKLGYLWLNFIGAILTIVLALLLQFLFFRGKPDDNELVLD comes from the coding sequence ATGCAGCTATTTGACTGGATCGTACTTATTGTCACTTTATTGTTTATTGTTGGATACGGATCTTGGAAAACCCGAGGAAGTAAAAACGTAGAAGATTTCATTTTAGGAAACAACGAAACACCTTGGTATACTGTTGGACTTTCTGTAATGGCAACGCAAGCCAGTGCAATTACGTTTTTATCTACACCTGGACAAGCCTATCATGACGGAATGGGTTTTGTTCAGTTTTATTTTGGTCTGCCAATTGCCATGATTGTCATTTGTTTGACATTTATTCCGCTATATCATAAAAGTAAAGTTTTTACGGCATACGAATTTTTAGAGCGACGGTTTGATGTTAAAACACGTTCGCTGGCTGCAATTTTATTTCTAGTTCAAAGAGGTTTAGGAACTGGTTTAACTATTTACGCGCCAGCTATTATTTTATCGGCTTTATTAGGATGGAATTTAACTGTAATGAACATCATTATTGGAGTTATGGTAATTATCTATACTTTTTCTGGTGGTACAAAAGCGGTAAACGTAACTCAGAAACAACAGATGTTTGTCATTATGTCTGGAATGTTCATTACCTTTTTCCTAATTCTGCACTATCTTCCAAACGATATGACTTTTAACAGCGCACTTCATATCGCTGGAGCAAATGATAAAATGAATATTGTTGATTTTTCTTTTGATCCCGAAGAAAAATATACGTTTTGGAGCGGTATTACTGGAGGTTTCTTTTTGGCCCTAGCCTATTTTGGTACAGACCAATCTCAAGTGGGACGTTATTTATCTGGAAAATCAGTTCGCGAAAGTCAAATGGGATTAATCATGAATGGATTATTGAAAGTACCGATGCAATTCTTTATTCTTTTAACAGGAGTTATGGTTTTTGTCTTTTTTCAATTCAATCCTGTTCCGTTAAATTTCAATCCCAACAATAAAATAGCCATTGAAAAATCTCCTTACAAGCAGGAATATCATGTTTTAGAAGAAAAATTGGTAAAACTTTCAGAAGACAAAAAGGTAATCAATTTATTGTACATCGACCAGTTAAATCAGGATTATGACAATCCAATTTTACGTAAAGAGTTAGTTGCGTTGTCGAACAAAGAAAAAGATCTTCGCGATAAAGCAAAAGAAATTATTTCGAGAGCCGATAGTAATTCGGAAACAAATGATAAAGATTATGTATTCTTTCATTTCATTCTCCATTATTTGCCAAAAGGTCTAATCGGATTATTATTGGCCGTAATTCTATCAGCAGCCATGTCTTCTACTGCTTCTGGATTAACTGCATTGGCTTCTACAACCGCAATTGATATTTACAAACGAAATCAGAAAGAAGAAAAATCAGAAAAACATTATTTGCATGTTACTAAATTTTTCACTCTTTTCTGGGGAATTGTAGCTATACTTTTTGCTTGTGTTGGAACATTATTTGAAAATTTAATTCAGCTCGTAAATATTATTGGTTCTATCTTCTACGGAACTGTTTTAGGAATATTTCTTGTAGCTTTCTATACTAAGAAAGTTCAAGCAAAACCAATGTTTATTAGTGCGATTATAAGTCAGCTTACCATTTTTGTAATCTATTATTTTATGATTTACAGTCAAGAAAAACTAGGTTATTTATGGCTGAATTTTATTGGTGCAATCTTGACAATTGTATTAGCGCTTTTATTGCAGTTTTTATTTTTTAGAGGAAAACCAGATGATAATGAGTTAGTTTTAGACTAA
- a CDS encoding MCP four helix bundle domain-containing protein → MKDQKKYSNKTKAAFILLIVMLIILLGNFNTLRNSKNVNDNINAIYKDRLVVAHYIFQYSKELHFIKAEAEKLNLSDVIKKDEIIHTLNIIHNIDDLYAKTVLTNKEKQYFDAFLLSCKEINKQVESKNWDKIANSSAEALKTLESLSNIQIEEGKAKLAIANAMYSRNNILGQLQIALLIVLGGITFYLLIKKIKKTVKIPEPPSLN, encoded by the coding sequence ATGAAAGACCAAAAAAAATACAGCAACAAAACCAAAGCTGCTTTTATTCTGCTAATCGTGATGCTGATTATTTTACTTGGCAACTTTAATACGCTTCGAAATTCCAAAAACGTAAATGATAACATCAATGCGATCTATAAAGATAGATTGGTTGTGGCGCATTATATTTTTCAATATTCAAAAGAACTTCATTTTATAAAGGCAGAAGCTGAAAAACTAAATTTAAGCGATGTTATTAAAAAAGATGAAATTATTCATACGCTAAATATTATTCATAATATTGATGATTTGTATGCTAAAACAGTTTTAACAAATAAGGAGAAACAATACTTTGATGCATTTTTACTTTCCTGTAAAGAAATAAACAAACAGGTTGAAAGCAAAAATTGGGACAAAATAGCCAATTCTAGTGCTGAAGCTTTAAAAACACTTGAATCTCTTTCTAACATTCAGATTGAAGAAGGAAAAGCTAAACTTGCCATTGCGAACGCTATGTATAGCAGAAACAATATACTTGGCCAGCTTCAAATTGCACTTCTTATTGTTTTGGGCGGAATAACATTTTATCTTTTAATAAAGAAAATCAAAAAAACAGTAAAAATTCCTGAACCGCCAAGTTTGAATTAA
- a CDS encoding DUF2911 domain-containing protein gives MKKLLIALALILGPLASEAQVKTPQASPKGYIKQTVGLTDVEVTYSRPGARGRAVFGNLVPFGKLWRTGANENTIINFSDDVIIDGKTLKKGKYAIYTVPRIESWDIIFYLSTDNWGLPENWSDSYVALKTTVKEEALPTPVETFTIGINGLDPNFGYLDIAWENSHVALKFEVPTAKIAVASIDKALAGPTWNDYFAASQYLFQSNGNIETARNYVDKALDMSSEKPYYVSRLKALIQAKQGDKKGAIETAKASLASAEAANNADYVKLNKDSIAEWSR, from the coding sequence ATGAAGAAACTACTTATTGCTTTAGCCCTGATATTAGGACCATTAGCATCAGAAGCACAAGTAAAAACGCCGCAAGCAAGTCCAAAAGGATATATTAAACAAACTGTTGGTTTAACCGACGTTGAAGTTACCTATTCAAGACCTGGAGCAAGAGGAAGAGCTGTGTTCGGAAATTTAGTTCCGTTTGGAAAATTATGGAGAACTGGAGCTAATGAAAATACTATCATTAATTTTAGTGATGATGTAATCATTGACGGAAAGACGCTAAAGAAAGGAAAATATGCAATTTATACAGTTCCTAGAATCGAAAGCTGGGATATCATTTTTTATCTTTCTACAGACAACTGGGGATTACCAGAAAATTGGAGCGATTCTTACGTAGCTTTAAAAACGACAGTAAAAGAAGAGGCGTTGCCAACTCCTGTTGAGACATTCACAATTGGTATTAATGGTTTAGATCCAAATTTTGGTTATTTAGATATTGCTTGGGAAAATTCTCATGTAGCTTTAAAATTTGAAGTGCCAACTGCTAAAATTGCTGTGGCAAGTATCGATAAAGCATTGGCTGGTCCAACATGGAACGACTATTTTGCAGCTTCTCAATATTTATTCCAATCAAACGGAAATATTGAAACTGCAAGAAATTATGTAGACAAAGCTCTTGATATGAGCTCAGAAAAACCTTATTACGTATCAAGATTAAAAGCATTAATCCAAGCAAAACAAGGTGATAAAAAAGGAGCGATCGAAACAGCAAAAGCTTCTTTGGCATCTGCCGAAGCTGCAAACAATGCAGATTACGTAAAATTGAATAAAGATAGTATCGCTGAGTGGAGCAGATAA